From Nitrospirota bacterium, a single genomic window includes:
- a CDS encoding YhcH/YjgK/YiaL family protein: MICDALNNFAAYLCLHPHFADVLAFLKTHETTLPALPPGTYDINGSGSFASVSEYTSKPESEGFLEYHRKFIDIQVVIMGRETIGIARKDRCNDQGYQEEKDLGKVDGTADFILMDTNNFAIFFPQDAHMPQLSCSDQRERVKKVVFKIPV; encoded by the coding sequence ATGATCTGTGATGCTCTGAATAACTTCGCTGCATACCTTTGCCTCCATCCTCACTTTGCCGACGTTCTCGCCTTTCTGAAAACCCATGAAACCACCCTGCCGGCTTTGCCGCCGGGGACATATGACATTAATGGCAGCGGCTCCTTTGCCTCGGTCAGTGAATATACATCAAAGCCCGAGAGTGAAGGATTTCTGGAGTATCACAGGAAATTCATAGACATCCAGGTCGTCATTATGGGAAGGGAAACGATCGGCATTGCCCGGAAGGACCGTTGCAACGATCAGGGATATCAGGAAGAGAAAGATCTGGGCAAAGTGGATGGCACAGCAGATTTCATCCTGATGGATACAAACAATTTTGCGATATTCTTTCCGCAGGATGCCCATATGCCGCAGCTCTCCTGTTCCGATCAGCGGGAAAGAGTAAAAAAGGTGGTCTTCAAGATCCCGGTATAG
- a CDS encoding YkgJ family cysteine cluster protein, whose product MKKTRKSADTEIRRFCAPEDEARFAWLPMLLDAYEIIDRGIDIAIKREKRKTLRRTACREGCGACCKTHTDIPVYPLELAGIYWYAIEKMTGQIRNVLIEQLAGHAGRPPCPFLIENACSIYPVRPVACRQFIVFTKPCGQGEDPFHTRRADVLTPLPDFIDRAFFVMLPFYGIIKDSERTQAVRNKVLNARAVNLQEYDWKALSGKMEDVNGPSSRGNRDRIQRV is encoded by the coding sequence GTGAAAAAAACGAGAAAGTCAGCAGATACTGAGATAAGGCGCTTTTGCGCTCCCGAAGACGAGGCGCGCTTTGCATGGCTTCCGATGCTCCTGGACGCCTACGAGATCATCGACAGAGGCATAGACATCGCCATAAAACGGGAAAAAAGAAAAACACTGAGAAGGACTGCATGCCGTGAAGGCTGTGGAGCCTGCTGTAAGACGCATACTGACATTCCGGTCTATCCGCTTGAACTCGCCGGCATATACTGGTATGCAATCGAAAAGATGACGGGGCAGATCAGGAACGTTCTTATTGAGCAGCTTGCAGGCCATGCGGGAAGACCTCCCTGCCCGTTTCTCATTGAGAATGCCTGTTCGATCTACCCTGTGCGTCCCGTTGCCTGCAGGCAGTTCATTGTTTTTACGAAACCGTGCGGCCAGGGCGAAGACCCTTTTCATACCAGGAGAGCAGATGTCCTGACGCCCCTGCCTGACTTTATTGACCGGGCATTTTTTGTCATGCTTCCGTTTTACGGTATCATAAAGGATTCAGAACGAACCCAGGCTGTCAGGAATAAGGTCCTCAACGCGAGGGCCGTGAACCTGCAGGAATATGACTGGAAGGCACTATCCGGAAAGATGGAGGACGTAAATGGTCCCTCAAGCCGGGGGAATAGAGACCGGATCCAGAGGGTATAA
- a CDS encoding HAMP domain-containing protein: MYRQLWFRVFLILISVSAIALSSALIVRELMVRDFRGYLEGEVEDRASWITTSLESTFEKYGVWPNAEIIENTVWALMLGFEMKLYDADGSFVIDTDSAVNILSPYVKKRIVAISILRYKDEASSFQPHALFLSGKEIGRVDLRFLRSQKELYFVKRSNRLLIISLLGMGGAAVLLSIIFSKRLTTPVEQLTRAVAAIAEGNLSSRVAASSIDEISRLSEAFNKMAHALEVQESLRKKMTSNIAHELRTPVSAIRGELEGMMDGLIPLDQDHIQSLYGEIGRFKAIIEGLEELSLAEASSLNLDRRSISLDIFLRNIIERYRKMFSDKGVELVLDCREGTTLYADPDRLSQIVINLLSNALKATQRGGVVKVGVESWIGNETKMIAVKVEDTGEGIKKEDLPFIFERFYKASRGGLGLGLAITKELVLAHEGTITASSEYGNGSTFTVTLPDRPALLNS; encoded by the coding sequence ATGTATAGACAGCTCTGGTTCAGGGTATTTCTTATCCTCATTTCCGTCTCCGCAATCGCCCTTTCATCTGCGCTTATTGTGCGGGAACTTATGGTGAGGGATTTCAGGGGCTATCTTGAGGGGGAGGTAGAGGACAGGGCATCGTGGATCACTACGTCACTTGAAAGCACGTTTGAAAAGTATGGCGTCTGGCCGAACGCCGAGATTATTGAAAACACGGTCTGGGCTCTTATGTTAGGCTTTGAGATGAAACTCTATGATGCAGACGGCTCCTTCGTGATCGATACGGACAGCGCAGTCAATATCCTTTCTCCCTATGTAAAAAAGCGGATCGTAGCCATATCAATCCTCAGATATAAAGATGAAGCGAGCAGTTTCCAGCCCCATGCACTTTTTCTTTCCGGCAAGGAGATCGGAAGGGTAGATCTGAGATTCCTGCGCAGCCAGAAGGAACTTTATTTTGTCAAACGTTCAAACAGGCTGCTCATTATCTCACTCCTTGGGATGGGCGGCGCAGCGGTGCTCTTAAGTATTATTTTTTCCAAAAGACTGACGACCCCCGTTGAGCAGCTTACCAGAGCGGTTGCTGCTATTGCGGAGGGTAATCTGAGCAGCAGGGTGGCAGCATCAAGCATTGACGAAATCAGCAGGCTTTCCGAGGCGTTCAATAAAATGGCCCATGCGCTTGAGGTCCAGGAGTCGCTCAGGAAAAAAATGACTTCAAACATTGCGCACGAACTCAGGACGCCGGTAAGCGCGATACGCGGCGAACTTGAAGGCATGATGGACGGTCTGATACCCCTTGATCAGGACCATATCCAGTCTCTTTATGGAGAGATCGGACGGTTCAAGGCCATTATCGAGGGGCTCGAAGAACTCTCTCTCGCAGAAGCCAGCAGTCTCAATCTTGACAGGCGGTCAATCAGTCTTGATATATTCCTTCGGAATATTATCGAGCGGTACCGTAAAATGTTCAGCGACAAGGGTGTGGAGCTGGTTCTTGACTGCAGGGAGGGGACCACGCTGTATGCCGATCCTGACCGACTGAGTCAGATCGTGATTAATCTCCTGAGCAATGCGCTCAAGGCAACTCAGCGGGGGGGAGTGGTGAAGGTCGGGGTGGAGTCCTGGATCGGGAATGAAACAAAAATGATTGCAGTCAAGGTCGAAGATACCGGCGAGGGGATAAAAAAAGAGGACCTGCCGTTTATCTTCGAACGGTTCTACAAGGCCAGTAGGGGAGGCCTCGGACTGGGGCTTGCAATTACGAAGGAACTGGTCCTGGCCCATGAAGGCACCATAACCGCATCGAGCGAATACGGCAATGGATCGACATTTACCGTAACACTGCCGGACAGACCTGCATTACTGAATTCATAA
- a CDS encoding DUF2238 domain-containing protein translates to MEVAPILIVWPVLAATYRRLPLTSLLYGLIFVHAIILMAGGAYTYARVPFGFWLQDLLSLSRNPYDKIGHFAQGLVPALIAREIFLRGSYVSGRKMAAFLSICVAMAISAWYELIEWWAALALGQGAEEFLGTQGDMWDTQSDMFFAFLGASAAIALLARFHDRQIKNVQRMRINT, encoded by the coding sequence ATGGAGGTCGCCCCTATTCTGATCGTGTGGCCTGTGCTTGCGGCGACCTATCGCCGCCTCCCGCTTACGTCATTGCTGTATGGCCTCATATTCGTCCATGCGATAATCCTGATGGCTGGCGGAGCATATACATACGCACGCGTACCCTTCGGCTTCTGGCTGCAGGACCTGCTGTCACTCAGCCGCAATCCTTACGACAAGATCGGCCACTTTGCACAGGGCCTTGTGCCGGCTCTTATTGCGCGGGAGATTTTTCTTCGTGGTTCTTACGTTTCGGGCCGAAAGATGGCAGCTTTTCTCTCAATATGTGTGGCCATGGCGATAAGCGCATGGTATGAACTGATCGAATGGTGGGCCGCTCTTGCACTTGGCCAGGGGGCAGAGGAATTCCTCGGCACCCAGGGAGATATGTGGGACACCCAGTCTGACATGTTTTTTGCGTTCCTCGGGGCATCGGCAGCCATTGCCCTATTAGCCCGTTTTCATGACCGACAGATAAAAAACGTGCAGAGAATGCGGATTAATACGTAA
- a CDS encoding PilZ domain-containing protein, with the protein MKHFHLIETTPNGLRTVKTFFEDMNADYKVFSSVNEALNAAEVPDMVVLLAQKDEEDYRRDIAALLSDRVYGKVPRVAVLPISLSMKRKSASVINGEVEFPLPVDKVKFLSEVASCLDIPQRRAFQIIITIVTPESNLQYSGMSIDFSETGMGFESRADFSLGQSVKTSFVTPGTKTRLSLQGEVARKVPAGLTR; encoded by the coding sequence ATGAAACACTTTCACCTAATAGAGACGACCCCAAACGGGCTCAGGACCGTCAAGACCTTTTTTGAGGATATGAATGCCGACTACAAGGTCTTCAGTTCAGTCAATGAGGCGCTCAATGCCGCTGAAGTGCCTGACATGGTGGTTCTTCTTGCCCAGAAGGACGAGGAGGATTACCGGAGGGATATTGCTGCCCTGTTGTCAGACCGTGTCTATGGAAAGGTCCCGAGGGTTGCGGTCCTTCCGATAAGTCTTTCCATGAAAAGGAAGTCGGCATCCGTAATCAACGGCGAGGTTGAGTTCCCTCTGCCTGTGGACAAGGTCAAATTCCTCTCCGAGGTCGCTTCGTGTCTGGACATTCCGCAGCGCAGGGCTTTTCAGATCATCATTACAATCGTGACCCCTGAGAGCAATCTTCAATACTCCGGCATGTCGATAGATTTCAGTGAGACGGGCATGGGGTTTGAGAGCAGGGCTGATTTTTCTCTTGGACAATCTGTCAAAACGTCGTTTGTGACTCCCGGGACAAAGACCAGACTCTCGCTGCAGGGAGAGGTGGCAAGAAAGGTGCCGGCAGGCTTGACACGCTGA
- a CDS encoding transglutaminase domain-containing protein, which yields MGFTWDGERIVQDTAIEKKRFIIGEKKSITADIREWISFEDNIIMKEILKDLRADCGLPSTKNPGDFDKRARVIWQFAAESITYVYDTTKYKKADFWLFPPETYQIRKGDCEDGSFLLASLLIAAGISPFCVRVVLGEVFDEKSKSLGGHCWPLYKNELGRWCILESTLDAIPALMPEADMLAELGRSFRYVPYYCFNNYHLWEIQPTDIDDQKGANIGKYFRARKNRVNMKMFKGRGHG from the coding sequence ATGGGGTTTACCTGGGACGGCGAGCGCATTGTACAGGACACTGCAATTGAGAAAAAAAGGTTTATCATCGGCGAAAAGAAATCTATTACTGCCGACATAAGAGAATGGATATCCTTCGAAGACAACATCATCATGAAGGAGATCCTGAAAGACCTCAGGGCAGACTGCGGACTCCCCTCCACTAAAAACCCCGGTGACTTTGACAAGCGGGCCAGGGTCATCTGGCAATTCGCTGCCGAAAGCATTACCTATGTCTACGACACCACGAAATACAAAAAGGCCGACTTCTGGCTCTTTCCTCCTGAGACCTATCAGATAAGGAAGGGCGATTGCGAAGACGGGAGCTTCCTTCTGGCAAGCCTGCTGATCGCAGCCGGCATAAGCCCTTTTTGTGTGCGGGTCGTGCTTGGAGAGGTCTTTGACGAAAAGAGCAAATCTCTTGGCGGCCACTGCTGGCCTCTGTACAAAAATGAGCTTGGCAGATGGTGCATCCTCGAAAGCACCCTCGATGCAATTCCTGCTTTGATGCCTGAGGCTGATATGCTCGCTGAATTGGGCCGGTCTTTCCGCTACGTTCCTTACTACTGCTTTAACAACTACCACCTCTGGGAGATCCAGCCCACTGATATAGACGATCAGAAGGGCGCAAACATCGGTAAATATTTCAGGGCAAGAAAGAACCGGGTGAATATGAAAATGTTTAAAGGGAGGGGACATGGCTGA
- a CDS encoding LuxR family transcriptional regulator, whose amino-acid sequence MGSSGVTVPQAQELQPLKSEGLIPDGRPLKKFLSKDDALSLLEIMDASIMCKEEGDLKDLLTYFGKLFGAEFSCCLLAALDQDDRIASVDMLNANFPSGWLDRYVSRGYLHTDPVATEHFRNYAVQFWERTYRTYPPSSALLRHSAEFGLSRGYACGARCYNGEKAGSLFYFSGDSIEEHSRTEAILQYSVTFLHEALAKIVRASSLKSKNILTLREREILGCMREGKTDREVASSLVISVHTVKFHMKNILYKLNASSRCHALSIALQKNYL is encoded by the coding sequence ATGGGAAGCAGCGGGGTGACTGTCCCGCAGGCTCAGGAGCTGCAGCCGCTAAAATCAGAAGGCCTCATCCCGGACGGCAGACCGCTTAAGAAGTTCCTCTCAAAAGACGACGCCCTCTCTCTCCTTGAAATCATGGATGCAAGCATTATGTGTAAAGAGGAGGGCGACCTCAAAGACCTGCTCACCTATTTCGGGAAACTCTTTGGGGCTGAATTTTCCTGCTGTCTGCTTGCTGCCCTTGATCAGGATGACCGTATCGCATCCGTTGATATGTTAAATGCAAACTTCCCTTCCGGCTGGCTTGACCGCTATGTCTCCAGGGGCTATCTCCATACTGATCCTGTGGCAACAGAACATTTCAGGAATTATGCGGTGCAGTTCTGGGAAAGAACCTACAGAACATATCCTCCGTCTTCTGCGCTGCTCCGCCATTCAGCCGAATTTGGCCTGAGCAGGGGATATGCATGCGGTGCACGATGCTATAACGGAGAAAAGGCCGGAAGTCTCTTTTATTTTTCGGGTGACTCGATCGAAGAGCACAGCCGCACAGAGGCCATACTGCAATACTCGGTAACGTTCCTGCATGAGGCGCTTGCGAAAATAGTCCGTGCTTCCTCTTTGAAATCGAAAAATATCCTTACGCTGAGGGAGCGGGAAATATTAGGCTGCATGCGGGAAGGCAAGACCGACAGGGAAGTCGCCTCAAGCCTCGTGATCTCGGTGCATACCGTAAAATTCCATATGAAGAACATCCTCTATAAACTCAACGCCTCAAGCAGATGTCACGCCTTGTCAATCGCTCTTCAGAAGAATTATCTATAA
- a CDS encoding ATP-dependent RecD-like DNA helicase codes for MPIELQGQLERITFHSEENHFTIAKIKVKGQRDLVTIVGSLFSVSPGEVVKVIGAWDRHPKFGEQFKFTSCEVVAPATLHGIEKYLGSGLIKGVGPVMAKRLIEKFGIETLDIIEHQPQRLREVEGIGEKKLDMIRAAWQEQREVRDVMLFLQSHDVSSAYASKIYRQYGKTSIAVVKENPYRLATDIFGIGFRTADVIATKLGIPKDSPMRAEAGILYVLQQFALNGHVYYPHDGLVEECREILNIRTEIIKEAIASIAAEKRIVIEDGAVYLAEFHVAEKGIAENLRELNRTQRRLFMADRDKALETVQKSLHIRLAENQAKAIIESLDAKVMVITGGPGTGKTTIIKAIITLHALSGMSILLAAPTGRAAKRMSEATGHEAKTIHRLLEYSPKNEGGFKRTEQNPLNADLIVIDETSMVDTVLMYHLLKAVPKQATLILVGDIDQLPSVGAGNVLRDIIDSRQVPCIRLNQIFRQAQKSLIIVNAHHINRGDMPLTQAEQDADQDFYFIQIEEPEKVLEKIIELCATKVPEKFGFDAANDIQVLTPMHRGVVGASNLNAELQKHLNHSADELHRGGRVFKVRDKVMQIRNNYDKDVFNGDIGRIAAINREDQEVMVDYDGKAVAYDFSELDELILAYAISVHKSQGSEYPVVIMPVLTQHYMLLQRNLLYTAVTRGKKLVILIGTKKAVNIAIRNNKPSERYTKLKERLMGRQGS; via the coding sequence ATGCCGATTGAACTCCAGGGCCAGCTTGAGCGCATCACCTTCCATAGCGAGGAAAACCACTTCACCATCGCAAAGATAAAGGTCAAAGGACAGCGGGACCTGGTCACGATCGTCGGCAGTCTTTTCTCTGTATCTCCGGGGGAAGTCGTCAAGGTCATCGGAGCTTGGGACAGGCACCCGAAATTCGGCGAGCAGTTCAAGTTCACCTCCTGCGAGGTCGTTGCCCCTGCCACCCTGCATGGCATCGAAAAATATCTCGGTTCCGGCCTGATCAAGGGAGTAGGGCCGGTCATGGCTAAACGGCTTATCGAAAAGTTCGGCATCGAAACCCTCGACATTATCGAGCATCAGCCCCAGCGGTTAAGAGAGGTCGAAGGCATCGGAGAAAAGAAGCTCGATATGATCAGGGCAGCATGGCAGGAGCAGAGAGAGGTCCGCGACGTAATGCTTTTTCTTCAGAGCCATGATGTCAGTTCTGCGTACGCCTCAAAGATCTACCGCCAATACGGCAAGACCTCCATAGCAGTCGTAAAAGAGAACCCTTACCGGCTTGCAACAGACATCTTCGGCATCGGTTTCAGGACAGCGGACGTCATTGCGACGAAACTGGGCATTCCAAAAGACTCTCCGATGCGCGCAGAGGCCGGCATCCTGTACGTGCTCCAGCAGTTTGCGCTGAACGGCCATGTCTACTATCCGCATGACGGGCTTGTTGAAGAATGCCGTGAGATCCTGAACATCAGGACCGAGATCATAAAAGAAGCGATTGCATCCATTGCCGCAGAAAAGAGGATCGTCATTGAAGACGGGGCTGTGTACCTGGCAGAGTTCCATGTCGCTGAAAAAGGCATTGCCGAAAACCTCAGGGAACTGAACAGGACCCAGCGCAGACTCTTTATGGCAGATCGTGACAAGGCCCTTGAGACCGTGCAGAAGAGCCTGCATATAAGGCTTGCCGAAAACCAGGCAAAGGCGATCATCGAATCCCTTGATGCAAAGGTGATGGTGATCACCGGCGGACCGGGCACAGGTAAGACGACCATTATCAAGGCGATCATCACGCTGCATGCGCTCTCGGGCATGAGCATCCTGCTTGCAGCCCCTACCGGAAGGGCAGCCAAGCGAATGTCAGAGGCAACAGGCCATGAGGCAAAGACCATTCACCGCCTGCTCGAGTACAGCCCGAAAAATGAGGGCGGGTTCAAGAGGACCGAGCAGAACCCGCTTAATGCAGACCTGATCGTGATCGATGAGACTTCCATGGTCGACACCGTGCTTATGTATCATCTGCTGAAGGCAGTGCCGAAGCAGGCAACACTTATCCTTGTGGGCGATATTGACCAGCTGCCCTCAGTCGGCGCGGGCAACGTTCTGAGGGATATCATTGATTCAAGACAGGTGCCCTGCATCAGGCTGAACCAGATCTTCAGGCAGGCACAGAAGAGCCTTATCATTGTAAATGCCCACCACATCAACCGGGGCGATATGCCGCTCACGCAGGCTGAGCAGGACGCAGATCAGGACTTCTATTTTATCCAGATAGAGGAGCCTGAGAAGGTGCTCGAAAAGATCATCGAACTCTGCGCAACGAAGGTCCCGGAGAAATTCGGTTTTGACGCGGCAAACGACATACAGGTGCTCACTCCCATGCACCGGGGTGTTGTTGGCGCATCGAACCTCAATGCAGAGCTCCAGAAGCATCTTAATCATTCTGCTGACGAACTGCATCGGGGCGGAAGGGTCTTCAAGGTCAGGGACAAGGTGATGCAGATACGGAACAACTATGACAAGGATGTGTTTAACGGCGACATCGGCAGGATCGCTGCCATTAACAGGGAAGACCAGGAGGTGATGGTCGATTATGACGGGAAGGCAGTGGCGTACGACTTCTCTGAACTTGACGAGCTGATACTGGCCTATGCCATCTCCGTGCATAAATCGCAGGGGAGCGAATACCCTGTGGTGATCATGCCGGTCCTGACGCAGCACTACATGCTGCTCCAGAGGAACCTCCTCTATACTGCGGTCACCCGCGGCAAGAAGCTCGTTATCCTGATCGGCACGAAAAAGGCGGTCAACATCGCGATCAGAAACAACAAACCGTCGGAGAGATATACAAAGCTGAAAGAACGGCTTATGGGAAGGCAGGGATCCTGA
- a CDS encoding peptidase C11 has translation MAEKKADWTVMVYLAGDNNLDGAGVGDLLEMKKVGSKNGLNIIAQFDRIGKKGTTKRYAIKPAGELGADVVQDLGETNTGDPKVLTDFILWAAEKYPAEHYLVVIWNHGAGWDDENIYRLARSIKMEISRKGKSISDTNFGAKGTIPFGLMRSVSSRRMRRAVFSTSIEKALTTRAIAFDDDARDFLDNIELKKVFSSVIAKLGRKIDIIGMDACLMNMVEVQYQLKDTALYCVGSEEVEPGDGWPYDTVLAALAAKPSMTPEAVSKMIVDKYLKSYKASDSVTQSACDITKSPQVAAAIDGLAKALIKGCASAAVKMAVILARSQAQAYYTPEYVDLVDFCGLLKQGYANKEIKAACATVVDALTNNGMIVTSGFKGVAVKNSHGLSIYFPTKKISPLYAKLDFVRKTKWGEFLKVYVGMMGKR, from the coding sequence ATGGCTGAGAAAAAGGCGGACTGGACGGTTATGGTATATCTTGCAGGGGACAACAACCTGGACGGCGCCGGCGTTGGGGACCTCCTGGAGATGAAGAAGGTCGGATCGAAAAACGGGCTGAATATCATTGCCCAGTTCGACAGGATAGGGAAAAAGGGGACAACGAAACGATACGCTATAAAGCCGGCAGGAGAGCTTGGGGCAGATGTTGTTCAGGATCTGGGTGAGACCAACACAGGTGACCCGAAGGTGCTGACCGACTTTATTCTCTGGGCCGCAGAGAAGTATCCTGCCGAGCATTATCTGGTTGTGATATGGAACCACGGAGCAGGCTGGGACGATGAAAACATTTACCGCCTGGCCCGCAGCATAAAGATGGAAATCAGCCGCAAGGGTAAATCGATATCAGATACTAACTTTGGCGCAAAAGGCACGATCCCTTTTGGGCTGATGCGTTCAGTCTCAAGCCGTCGCATGCGCAGGGCGGTCTTCAGCACGTCCATTGAAAAAGCGCTGACTACCAGGGCGATTGCCTTTGACGATGACGCAAGGGATTTTCTGGACAATATCGAACTGAAGAAGGTCTTCAGCTCAGTCATTGCAAAGCTCGGCAGGAAGATCGATATCATAGGCATGGACGCCTGCCTTATGAACATGGTTGAGGTCCAGTATCAGCTGAAAGATACGGCCCTCTATTGCGTTGGCTCTGAAGAGGTCGAACCCGGAGACGGCTGGCCCTATGACACAGTGCTTGCAGCCCTTGCTGCAAAACCCTCGATGACGCCTGAGGCAGTCTCGAAGATGATCGTCGATAAATACCTCAAATCCTATAAGGCCTCAGACAGTGTGACCCAGTCAGCCTGTGACATCACAAAGTCTCCGCAGGTGGCAGCAGCAATCGACGGGCTTGCAAAGGCGCTTATAAAGGGATGCGCCTCAGCTGCGGTCAAGATGGCAGTTATCCTGGCCCGCTCACAAGCACAGGCATATTACACACCCGAATACGTAGACCTCGTTGATTTTTGCGGCTTATTAAAACAGGGTTATGCCAACAAAGAGATCAAGGCAGCCTGCGCTACGGTTGTCGATGCCCTCACGAATAACGGCATGATCGTAACGTCAGGCTTTAAGGGCGTAGCCGTAAAAAACTCCCACGGCCTGTCGATCTATTTCCCGACAAAGAAGATCTCGCCTCTTTATGCAAAGCTCGATTTTGTGAGAAAGACGAAATGGGGAGAGTTTTTGAAGGTATATGTCGGGATGATGGGGAAGAGATGA
- a CDS encoding cytochrome c3 family protein: MKKTVLAVVVLVIVAFVGSALAVPPGKTVDYAGGSAGKVVFDGKTHADKGLKCNDCHTKIFQMKKGSAKITMAEMNAAKFCGECHNGTKAFKSSDAANCAKCHKK, encoded by the coding sequence ATGAAGAAGACCGTATTGGCAGTAGTAGTTCTGGTGATCGTGGCATTTGTGGGGAGCGCACTTGCAGTGCCTCCGGGAAAGACCGTTGATTATGCGGGCGGCAGCGCAGGCAAGGTCGTGTTCGACGGCAAGACCCATGCTGACAAGGGCCTTAAGTGTAATGACTGCCACACCAAGATCTTTCAGATGAAGAAGGGTTCTGCAAAGATCACGATGGCAGAGATGAATGCAGCAAAGTTCTGCGGCGAGTGCCATAACGGCACCAAGGCCTTCAAGAGCAGCGATGCAGCAAACTGCGCAAAGTGCCATAAGAAGTAA
- a CDS encoding cupin domain-containing protein: protein MEILDLKKLITFYPDKIGREMLAEKPEMRVALMCLEPGQELKPHKAPMRLLMYCVEGRGTFIIGEEEVDADEKTCLLCDPMIPHGFKADKGSRLVVMAVVTPVD, encoded by the coding sequence ATGGAAATACTTGATCTCAAAAAACTCATTACGTTTTATCCGGACAAGATCGGCAGGGAAATGCTGGCTGAAAAGCCTGAAATGCGCGTTGCACTCATGTGCCTGGAGCCGGGGCAGGAATTGAAACCGCATAAGGCACCAATGAGGCTGCTAATGTATTGCGTTGAAGGCAGGGGAACGTTTATCATAGGAGAAGAAGAAGTTGACGCGGACGAAAAGACCTGTCTTCTCTGCGATCCCATGATACCGCACGGGTTTAAGGCTGACAAGGGGAGCAGGCTTGTAGTTATGGCAGTGGTAACACCTGTCGATTAA
- a CDS encoding response regulator transcription factor has product MQTIFVIEDDRKISTVVKVYLEEAGFRVLQFEKGKEATAALLKQKPLLVILDLMLPDTSGEEVCQEIKESGDIPIIMLTSKSSEEERVAGFALGADDYVVKPFSPRELVYRVKALLKRAKKEDLSSAEPMSFSNGSLLIDGQSYVVKKHGTSVDITPTEFKVLFSLASAPGKVFTREELVDRALGYQFEGYERSIDAHIKNIRRKIEDDPKNPAVILTIYGVGYRFSIKKDV; this is encoded by the coding sequence ATGCAGACGATATTTGTCATTGAAGATGACAGGAAGATTTCAACGGTCGTGAAGGTCTATCTCGAGGAGGCCGGATTCAGAGTCCTGCAGTTCGAGAAGGGGAAGGAGGCAACGGCAGCGCTGCTGAAGCAGAAACCACTGCTGGTGATTCTTGATCTCATGCTCCCTGACACCAGCGGTGAGGAAGTCTGTCAGGAAATCAAGGAGAGCGGAGATATCCCGATCATCATGCTTACCTCAAAATCTTCCGAGGAGGAGCGCGTAGCAGGTTTTGCGCTCGGTGCCGATGATTACGTGGTGAAGCCCTTCAGCCCAAGGGAACTGGTCTACCGCGTTAAGGCGCTTCTGAAAAGGGCAAAGAAGGAAGACCTCAGTTCAGCAGAACCGATGAGTTTCAGCAATGGAAGCCTTTTGATCGACGGCCAGAGCTATGTGGTGAAGAAACACGGCACGTCGGTTGATATCACGCCGACCGAGTTTAAGGTTCTCTTCAGCCTTGCCTCAGCACCAGGAAAGGTTTTTACGCGCGAGGAGCTTGTTGATAGGGCCCTCGGATATCAGTTCGAGGGGTATGAGCGAAGCATTGACGCGCATATCAAAAACATCAGGCGCAAGATCGAGGATGATCCCAAAAACCCTGCCGTCATTCTTACCATTTATGGCGTGGGCTATCGCTTTTCGATCAAAAAAGATGTATAG
- a CDS encoding 4Fe-4S binding protein — MYLVNVNMDCCTGCGECVNICPVQVYQMGSNGKTDPFQAGECVGCMSCVEVCPDKCIEVKEM; from the coding sequence ATGTATTTAGTTAATGTCAACATGGATTGCTGCACCGGCTGCGGAGAATGTGTAAACATCTGCCCTGTTCAGGTCTATCAGATGGGTTCTAACGGCAAGACTGACCCTTTTCAGGCAGGGGAATGCGTCGGCTGCATGAGCTGCGTAGAAGTCTGCCCTGACAAGTGCATCGAAGTAAAAGAAATGTAG